CGCTGGGCAGGTTGTCCTGCTGAAGGGAACGCCCAGCAGTGCCTGAACCCCTTCGAGGCTTTCCAGGGATGCGTGCGTCTCCTGACCGTCAACGGCCAACCGGTGGACTTGATCGAGGTGAAGCAGAGGCTGATGGGAAACTACAGTCACCTGCAGATCGACATGTGTGGCATCATCGACAGGTCAGATTTAAGGAAATCCTTTGCTATGTAATACAGGTCTTTTTATTCTATTGATGCGGAATATATTTTTAGAAAGAGAGAAGGTACAATGTCAGCATTTCCTGGGTGGCCAGCGTCATATTCCTCGTGTCTATTGTCATTCCTGATCTGGACTCCAGCGTTGCCCTGAAATATATCCCTGTAGGCGTATATCATTCTGAAATACCTCAACGAATGAAGCTGCCGTGCTTTGCAATTCCATTTGCTAAATGTTTCTGTGCATCTGCTTGCAATTAACACGTGAATTTAAACGCAGCATATGGCTGGTTGGTGTATGCAAAGCCTGCATGTGCCTGGGAGTAAAACGCACATTTTGCATACTGAGCGATCTATTGGGAGTGTTGATTATAATTAATAAGGTAGACAGTTCGGTATCATTAATGAATTAGTAGTGAAACTATGACATCTGACGTGTCTCTTCTCTCGCTCTGTGTGGCGTGAAATGCCAAGTCGAGCTCCGCTGCACCGGTTTCGTGTGTGAATAACAGCATATTGCTCACGTTTACCAAAGCATCGCAGCCCACTGGTATATAATCCAGAGGCATTCTCCtgttttaacaataaaaaaaaacaatttgccaACCCTTCTGCTCCCACCCAGAGGGAGCTTTCTTGAAATTAGCCGCCTGACTGGTCGTACGCTCTTTGAAATTACTGCGTAAAATATGTGTTTTGCACAACTTGCATCTTTTCTGCATGATCGAGTTTATAATAAAATCATCAAGTaacatgaaaggaaagaaattcATGTTAAAAAGTGACATCAGTAGATGTGGCAGCTGAGTAAgtctattttatatatttttttgactggcttaatcatttaaaatgcatacTCTCTTCGTTTCGTTTCCCCTTCCAAATATATTTGCCCAGTAACCCCAATCATCCCAACCGTCATCCCCTTTTTTGCTCCGGTCTTCAATCCTTCTCTCAACCTTAATCCCCCTTCTTGGATTTCTCCCATCCTCCCTCTCTCAAAAATCCTTTTTCATCGTGCATATTCTGGAAGCCACATGCCGTGATAAGTCTCACAGGAAATTGAGGAAGAATTCATAATTTCAGAATCATTTTCCAATCAGAGAAATCGGTGCATTTTAGTTATCAACAGGAACGTTTTAGTACACTCCAAATGAAATATGTATCTTCAGTTAaaatcaatttatttttaagttagAAAATTTACTGTGTTAGGAGAAAAAAtcataacattgttttattaatacTTCAATAAGAGCTAAAACAGTTTTGAAGCCAGGATTTCACTGCCttacaatttaaaatgaaatcaataaataaaaaactttaACCTAATCCCCAATAGTAATTAGAGCTGTAAATATTTCTggggtttatttttttcctctaaatgtatttttgtatttttattcagaATTTATATTTTGTATCAGAAAAGTGAGATACCCACATAGAGTACAAGTACCTCCTGTACTGTGAATACCTGTACAACATGTGAAAGGTAAAGGGGCGTATTCACTCTTCAGGCGTCTTCATCATGCAGGTGTTCCGTGACCCCCTGTGAACACGGAGGCGGCTGCAGCCAATCATGGAGCACCTTCCACTGTAACTGCTCCAGCACCGGCTACAGCGGAGCCACCTGCCACAGCTGTAAGGACGCAGAGGCGTTGTTTCTAGCTTTTAAAAGGCCGAGCACACAGGGAGGACTGCGTGCGCACGTTTACGCCCATGTGCATGTGTTTCCGCTGCAGCGGGCTCCGCGAAAGGTTAATCTGATGTCTGACGCCGCTCTCATAATCGACGCTGTGTAGTTCAAAGGAAACCCGTGAACGCAGGGAAAAGAGAACATTTAGATGATGAGTAGAAACGAGGCAGGGAGGTAAAGAAAGTAGAAAGGCAAAAACACGAACCAGAAAAGCACgaggagcacagacctccaccaagcagctcagtcccacTATGTTGAGATTTACCCCAAAAAtgattgtcctacatttatttgatctatatttttagattccttgtCCATGGAAACATCATTTTGGCAGTTGGATTCACATTTATATCAAACTTTAGAAGTTTATAACAAATGCTCCAATGTGGAACAACCACAAGACGAGTTTGTTaaagtgtgcaaaaaaaaaaggaaaataaaaatttcAACTGTTGcagttttgatgatgatgatgatgatgatgatgcagtcTCTGTCCCTCCCTCCTCAGCTATATATGAGCAGTCCTGTGAGGCCTACAAACACAAAGGCAACACGTCCGGGTATTACTACGTTGATGTGGATGGCAGCGGACCAATCAGACGGCAGCTGATCTACTGCAACATGACAGGTAGCTCATCCAGCCTTTAAAACACGCCACGCAGGCCTCcacctgtccacctgtccacctgtccacccGTCATCCCGATTTAAGCTTCACATAACAGTCTAAAATGTCTCTGTGGTGTTTATCGGCCCTCCCAGAGGATAAAACATGGACGGTGATCCAGCACAACAACACGGAGCTGACAACAGTCCGGCCGTCGCCGGGCAAGAATCAACACACAGCTCACTTTGAGTACGCGtctgtggaggagcagctggaggccaTTATTAACCAATCAGATCACTGTGAGCAGGAGCTGATCTACCACTGCTGGAAGTCCCACCTTCTGAACACAGCAGGTGAAGCTCATTGATGTTCTGATTCAAAGCTGCCGTCTCGAGACTCGAGTTGAATTGTTGGGCATGAAGGATTCAGTGTACTCTGAGGTTAACTAAGAATCAGTTGCGCATATTAGACATCATATCTGGACCTTCTAAAACAAGTTCTGgatgagtgtgtttttgtgcagcaGGCGGCCTCCCACTCAGCTGGTGGGTCGGTGGTCCTGGTGCAGGACGGGTGCAAAACTCCTGGGCCGGGGCTCCACCTGGCAGCCGTCAGTGTGCCTGCAGCCTACAGCGGAACTGTGTGGACCCCAAACGCCACTGCAACTGTGATGCTGACCAAAGCGAATGGTACCATGTCTTACTTTacaagtgatttaaaaaaaaaatccaatctgTCTCCACACTAGTTAAATTCAACTTTTACCTCTCTGTATCTTCTGGGATGTTTTTCCCCAAACCTTCCAGGGCTAATGACTCTGGCCTGCTGACCCATAAGGAGACCCTCCCTGTCAGATCTCTGGTGCTTGGTGGCATCCAGAGGCCTGGTTCTGAGAGTGCCTACAGGGTGGGGCATctccgttgccatggagacagtaAGTCCAGATGGCACCTGGTGTGTACAATATGCAGACGAAGCTTTCACAACATCTGAGTGGGGACGACTGAAGTGCTTCATTTCAGATCCATCCCTTTCAAATTCTATAATAATTTTAAGCCAATAATTcactgatttctttttctttttttttaacagagaATATCTGGAACGCAGCGTTTTTTGACAAAGAGACTTCTTACCTCCACTTTCCCACATTCCACGGAGAACTGAGCGCCGacatctccttcctctttaaAACCACATCATCCTCCGGGGTATTCCTGGAAAACCTGGGCATCAAAGACTTCATTCGGCTCGAGCTCAGCTGTGAGTAAAAGCTTTTCGGGTCAGATGTCTAATCCGGACTTCTCTGAGATGTGAGCACAGTTTGAGCATGAAGGCTCATCCGGAATAAAAGTTTCAACTAAATCAAACTCAGTTTGAGACCCCCAAACCCTCaaactgtttttctttccagcacttttgaagccatttttcacatttcagtttGAATTTCTAACCCTGATGCTTTTATTCAGCCCCCACTGAGGTCCTCTTCTCCTTTGACGTGGGTAACGGTCCGTTGGAGGTTTGCGTGAAGGCCGCCGTCCCGATGAATGACAACAGGTGGCATCGCGTTCGAGCTGAGCGCAACGTTAAAGAGGCGTCGCTTCGCCTCGACGAGCTTCCAGCCGCAATGCAGGAGGCTCCGGCTGATGGCCACATCCACCTGCAGCTCAATAGCCAGTTATTCATAGGTGAGAGAGTCTGGTTTGGAACTGCAGTTAGCGCTTCTGAATTACTTCAGTTCAGTTTAGTTCATCTGGAAATGACTTGTGTTACATTTTCATACCAGGAGGTTGGGGCTTCTACAtctttttctccttctgcaAGAAGAAAAGCTTTCTTACTGCAGGTCATTGATCCATGTTGAAAATGACAGCTTGAAGCGAGATCAGTCgcctgtaaaaaaagaagaaaatccaTGCTCCTGAGCCTGAACAGTGTTCTGTAAGGTTTTTGTCCTTTATAGAAGAGAACTTGATATCAATCCAGACTTGATAGACTGAGAGAAAATCCTCAGATTGATAGAAATATCTGCAGGATGATGGTGTGAAAAGTTGCATCTGTAgaagccaattttttttttttgcagtaacCTTGGCCTTGGAATGGATATGGTTGTCCTTTCCTGGCAGGTCATGATGAAACTCCCAGCCCTGATGCGGCCCTCGTCCTCTCTACGGTCCTGGGAAGCTGTTTATCTCCTAACAGTCTTCAGGTTGCCAGTTTGGCACTGGGACAATTATAAGTTGGAGGTTGTTAAGCAAGAAGTCTAAATTCTCCCCCTAGAAACTGGAAAATATTTCACAGACTCGTGTCAGCCAGTCAGGCCTGACGAGCAGGCTGTCAGTCTGATTGACGGCTTGACAGCCTTCCCGATATCAGCACTCAGCGTGTACTCAGCCGGTAAACAGGCGGCCAATAAAAAGTAAACTCCTTGAATGTTCCACTGGCCAGTTCGTGTTTCACTGAGTTTCATCACCTCGTTATCAAAAATCAGCATGATGGTGACAAATTCTCTAGAAGGAGCCAACTATGTCCagttaatgtaataataaatcagTGCCATGCTGTAATTTCATCATGGATATGATATGGTTTCCACTCTTGAAAAATAATTGCTGCCTGAATGGACAAACAAGCATAAAAGTGTGTTCTCAATGATAGACGCTCCGTTTTTTGGACGCAATAAGCTTTTCCCGTGATGCATTTTTCTGGACTGGTGATTAACCCGGTAATTCCAAAACATCGCTTCTATGTGTCGCTTAAGCAGAGACGGAAACAGAAGCacgaaaaagaaatgaaagaaatttGAGCAGCACGCACGTCTGTGTGTCTTCAGGAGGCACGGCGTCCAGGCAGAAGGGCTTCCGGGGTTGCATTCGCTCCCTGCAGCTCAACGGAGTCGCCctggacctggaggagagggCGAAGATCACGCCCGGGGTCCGGGCCGGATGTCCGGGATACTGCAGCAGCTACGGCTCCCTCTGCCGGAACCAGGGTCGCTGTGTGGAGAACGCCAACAGCTTCTCCTGCAACTGTGGCTCGTCGGCTTACACCGGAGCCTTCTGCAGCAGAGGTACCAGGGCGTCGTCATGGAGACGCAGAATGAGTTCATGATTAATGATCAAAAAGAAGACCCTGAAAACTTTGATGGCAGTGGTTAGAAATGTTCCTTTAAAGCGGTGTTATTGtctcttaaataaaaaaaaaatgtaatcttaatcttaattgATTTAAGAATATTTATGCTGGTACCTTGTTTTAAACTCTTGAGAAAACTCTGTATCTCCTTTATTCTAGAGGTGTCGGCCATCTTCAAGTCGGGAGCATCCATCAGCTACACCTTCACCGAGCCGGTGGTGAAGGAGCTGAACGGGAGCGACCGCACCTCCTCCGTCTACTCCGATGTGACGCTGAGCGCAGAAAACATCTCTGTGAGCTTCGGGACCAGCCAGAGTCCCGCTCTGCTCCTCTACATCCGCTCCGATCACACAGAGTACCTGGCCCTGCTCCTCAACAAGAACCGTGAGCTCTCTGATCCTCCTGCTTGGGTTCCATTTAGTTGACCTTCTCGATCTTTGGTGCCATTGCTTTGTTTCTATTTTtgccctgtaaaaaaaaaaatagctgcaCATAAAAAGCAAATGAAATCATTATAttggattcccccccccagcccccggGTGGCTCTAAAATATTCCAACAAGGACTCATTATTGATGATGCGTGACAATGTCATAATTAGGGTTTTAATTACCACAGTTTTATTTGTGGCTCTTTAGATCATTTTGATTAGCATAATTAACTTGTTCTTGTCTTGCTCGGTTTAGCTCCGCCGAATCGTATGAAAAAATCATTCATTATAAATAATCACGTAATGAAATCGGACGAAAAACGCTCTCTGGATAAAATGTCTGGTAATTGATTTTGCACGGAAGATTAAACAGCATTTTAGACTTCCAGGAATGAGTAACATGTTTTGTTGCGTATAATTTAGAAGCATAACACCTTCATTTTTCTCATAGTTGCTGTAATTATCATTTTGCCCATCCATATTATATGAATGTGTGAAGTATATAAACACCAAAGATTACTTTTGACAGAAACAACAATGTCTTTTTGCAGCCGACAAGCTCGCTGAAAACCTCACGCACTCGTGTGACTTAATTGTTAATTGTGGTCATTTTAGTGTGAACGCACTGCCAGGCTGTCTCCGTTCTCCTAATGAGCGGGTTACAAAAAGAAGAGCGTGAAACATAATTAGCACGGCTGAAAAGTGCGGCTAATGCATTGGCTTTAAAACTTTGTGTTCTCCCTTCGTGCTAGAACTTGGAGACGTGCAAAGAAAATCGAATTATCCCTCTCGTGTCACACCGGTCTCACTATTATCACAGCCATGCATAATTAATATCCTGTTTAAAGTATGCTTGTGTGAAATTGCAGTCAATTGCTATGCCgtttttcattgtctcatttaaCACAGTGTTCACTTGAATAGGTCACAACTTTGAGTGACGTAAAAATCATATCAGTTATCTTCTTCATGCTAATATTAGCAGCATCTGGAACAGTTTATTCTCTTCTTAAATGCTGTGACAGATGAGCTGGAGGTGTGGTACAGACtggacagcagcagagacgCCGACATCCTGAGGAGCAAAGTGAGGAACCTCGCCAACGGACGGCTGCATGCCGTAACCGTCGCCAGACGTGCAGACGCCGTTTCTGTCCAGGTAAGACATAAGGCGGTTTTAAATGCTCCATCGGGTGGGCTTTGTTAGCTTTCTCTGTGTCAGTCATCAGGGTGAAAATAAGGCTCTTTGCCAGCTTTCATGAAACTAGACCCTGAAGCAGACATAATTCTTATTGAGAATGTATGAGGCTCTATGCCGATGATGTACAACTGTACCTTTGGCTTTAAACAATCATGACCCCCTAAAGGAACTTTTAATCTTCTATCAGATTGACCACAACTCCAAAGAGGACTTCAACATCACGTCCGATGTAGAATTCAACGGCGTCAAGTCATTGGTTCTCGGCAGAGTGTACGGTGAGTGACATGACGGCAAAACCACAAACGGGACCTTAGACACCCACTTCAACTGCTGCCCTTGTCTAAAGGGTGTGTCGCTAAAGGGGGAGGCAGATGGGCCGTTATTCAGGTGATGAGATATTAGCAACGTGCATTATGGGTGGTCACCTAATCTGAAACCAGTTTAGGGTGGAGCTAAATTCATGGCGACTTTGTTGGGATATTGAAATCAGCATCAAAGTGATGGAACTGGAGGTTAGTGATTGGTTAAATGATAAGCATCGTCATCAGGACCAT
Above is a window of Brachionichthys hirsutus isolate HB-005 chromosome 7, CSIRO-AGI_Bhir_v1, whole genome shotgun sequence DNA encoding:
- the LOC137896117 gene encoding contactin-associated protein-like 5, giving the protein MDIRSKKIQGITAQVVLTLFFSHWVTRGEVCHTPLVSSLPPSSFRSSSQLSGSHGPGFAKLNRREGAGGWSPRNSDRHQWLEVDLGRRTQIAAVATQGRYGSSDWLMAYLLMFSDTGHNWRQYRQEDNIGAFPGNSNADGVLQHKLQHPVIARHVRLIPLDWNRNGQIGLRLETYGCPHNSDVASFDGGSSLLFRLAPGPAPMSREMFSLNFKSVRNSGTLLHAAGASERSLALELEKGTLLLRLRKGRSSSPDSQHLVSMGSLLDDQHWHRVAVERHGADLNLTVDKNTLLVQIPTRFIPWDPDQVSVGSEASVGSRGNFVGCVENLVHNGVNLIRLAKRRDGRVTVKGNVTFSCAEPTFVAVTFTSPQSFMLLPVATQSSPAGASVGLQFRTWNKAGLLLTFNGPGGVWLYLSKARVHLQIHKLDRAPLEISTGSALNDGQWHSVKLTSRRGRLTVAVDGDEASSAHALPSLSFTKGSRLYFGGCPAEGNAQQCLNPFEAFQGCVRLLTVNGQPVDLIEVKQRLMGNYSHLQIDMCGIIDRCSVTPCEHGGGCSQSWSTFHCNCSSTGYSGATCHSSIYEQSCEAYKHKGNTSGYYYVDVDGSGPIRRQLIYCNMTEDKTWTVIQHNNTELTTVRPSPGKNQHTAHFEYASVEEQLEAIINQSDHCEQELIYHCWKSHLLNTAGGLPLSWWVGGPGAGRVQNSWAGAPPGSRQCACSLQRNCVDPKRHCNCDADQSEWANDSGLLTHKETLPVRSLVLGGIQRPGSESAYRVGHLRCHGDKNIWNAAFFDKETSYLHFPTFHGELSADISFLFKTTSSSGVFLENLGIKDFIRLELSSPTEVLFSFDVGNGPLEVCVKAAVPMNDNRWHRVRAERNVKEASLRLDELPAAMQEAPADGHIHLQLNSQLFIGGTASRQKGFRGCIRSLQLNGVALDLEERAKITPGVRAGCPGYCSSYGSLCRNQGRCVENANSFSCNCGSSAYTGAFCSREVSAIFKSGASISYTFTEPVVKELNGSDRTSSVYSDVTLSAENISVSFGTSQSPALLLYIRSDHTEYLALLLNKNHELEVWYRLDSSRDADILRSKVRNLANGRLHAVTVARRADAVSVQIDHNSKEDFNITSDVEFNGVKSLVLGRVYDSGNLDPALSHLASLGFTGCLSAVLFNSVSPLKAALLHPDASYVTITGPLLQSTCGSTSANPDAADATHHLSGQSGLAGEGQPEVNAIRSDSALIGGMIVVVIFVSMSALAIMARVLYRRKRTCQSREVKTEARPELAFSRSQNGPSETQKEYFI